One genomic segment of Kosmotoga arenicorallina S304 includes these proteins:
- a CDS encoding DUF523 domain-containing protein, with amino-acid sequence MKRILVSACLFGINCNYKGKNNLNYRIFSLMKDFALIPVCPEQLAGLPTPRPRAEIIGGKGWVPGSRVVNEFGVDITTVFEKGAEETLKIARLFEVELAILKGGSPSCGTQHVYDGTFSSILVPGVGVTAALLRKNGIEVLSEDEIEYLIGS; translated from the coding sequence ATGAAGCGAATACTCGTTAGTGCCTGTCTTTTCGGAATAAATTGCAATTACAAAGGCAAGAACAACCTGAATTATCGCATATTTTCCCTGATGAAGGATTTTGCCTTAATTCCTGTTTGCCCTGAGCAGCTTGCAGGCTTGCCCACTCCCCGGCCAAGAGCTGAAATAATTGGTGGAAAGGGCTGGGTACCGGGTTCGAGGGTGGTAAATGAGTTTGGCGTTGATATAACAACGGTCTTTGAAAAGGGTGCAGAAGAGACATTGAAAATTGCAAGGCTCTTTGAAGTCGAACTTGCCATTTTGAAGGGTGGAAGTCCTTCATGTGGTACGCAGCATGTCTACGACGGCACTTTCAGTTCGATTCTGGTTCCGGGAGTTGGGGTAACTGCCGCTCTTTTACGAAAAAATGGTATAGAAGTTCTTTCAGAGGATGAAATTGAATACCTTATCGGGTCTTGA
- the glnA gene encoding type I glutamate--ammonia ligase: protein MVKKTLDFAEAEEVKLVRLQITDINGTLKNVELPVKRLEEALLKGVMFDGSSIDGFVRIEESDMLLFPDPRTASLLPWKSDFEKTIRLICDVMLPDGSPFEGDPRYRLRRIVEKAKTMGFEAFAGPEPEFFLINRQENDSKTGGIKLLDRGSYFDMLPVDNGEETRKNIVVALEKMGFEVEAAHHEVAPSQHEVDFRYTDILQTADNIQTFKWVVKTIAMLNGIQATFMPKPFEGINGSGMHIHLSLFSKGKNAFYDPDKSYELSDIAVFFIGGILKYASELTAVTNPTVNSYKRLVPGYEAPVNISWALGNRSAMIRVPSVRGQATRIEIRNPDPTCNPYLALAVILAAGLKGIEEEILPPKPVDRNIFELDSGEKLKRKIGFLPGDLKEATEKTEKSILVREVLGKHIFEKFIETKKLEWERFMKSVTNWELSEYIEY from the coding sequence ATGGTAAAGAAAACACTTGATTTTGCTGAAGCTGAAGAGGTTAAGCTTGTTCGCCTTCAAATAACGGACATAAACGGCACCTTAAAAAATGTCGAGCTTCCTGTGAAACGCCTTGAAGAAGCTTTGTTAAAGGGCGTTATGTTTGATGGTTCTTCTATAGATGGATTCGTAAGGATTGAAGAATCCGACATGTTGCTCTTTCCAGACCCCCGCACTGCTTCCCTTTTGCCATGGAAATCCGATTTTGAAAAGACCATCAGGCTTATTTGTGATGTAATGCTTCCTGACGGATCACCCTTCGAAGGTGATCCAAGATACCGGTTAAGAAGGATCGTAGAAAAGGCTAAAACAATGGGGTTTGAGGCCTTTGCCGGACCTGAACCGGAATTCTTTCTGATAAACCGGCAGGAAAACGATTCAAAAACAGGAGGGATAAAACTCCTTGACCGGGGTAGTTATTTTGATATGTTACCCGTTGATAATGGCGAAGAAACTCGAAAAAATATAGTTGTTGCGCTGGAAAAAATGGGTTTTGAAGTGGAGGCGGCACATCATGAGGTAGCGCCTTCACAGCATGAAGTGGATTTCCGTTATACAGACATATTGCAAACAGCCGATAATATCCAGACATTCAAATGGGTTGTAAAAACTATAGCCATGCTTAATGGAATTCAGGCAACTTTCATGCCGAAACCCTTTGAAGGGATTAATGGTTCTGGCATGCATATACATCTCAGCCTCTTTTCGAAAGGTAAAAATGCCTTTTACGATCCTGACAAATCCTATGAACTAAGTGATATTGCTGTTTTCTTCATTGGCGGGATTTTGAAATATGCGTCTGAACTCACCGCGGTTACTAACCCGACAGTTAACAGCTACAAGCGATTAGTCCCGGGTTATGAAGCACCTGTGAATATCTCATGGGCTCTTGGAAACAGAAGTGCGATGATAAGGGTTCCTTCGGTTCGGGGACAGGCAACACGGATTGAAATAAGAAATCCAGATCCTACTTGCAATCCCTATCTTGCTCTTGCGGTTATACTGGCTGCTGGTTTGAAGGGGATCGAAGAAGAAATCCTTCCCCCTAAACCTGTTGACAGAAATATCTTTGAGCTTGACAGCGGTGAAAAGCTAAAACGCAAAATAGGATTTTTGCCCGGGGATTTGAAAGAGGCAACAGAAAAAACTGAAAAGAGCATACTTGTCCGCGAAGTCCTTGGAAAGCACATATTTGAAAAGTTTATCGAAACTAAAAAGCTTGAATGGGAAAGGTTCATGAAAAGTGTAACTAATTGGGAACTGTCAGAATATATAGAGTATTAA
- the rpsF gene encoding 30S ribosomal protein S6, translating to MSEKRIYETMFIVSPQLDEEQRNDLAEKVKNYIEERVGGEIEKFDRWGMRKLAYRVRKGFTEGDYTLILFRADPEKVNVLERLFNITPDIFRWQTFRREDLEKEEKKKEKPEVEKAPEEVVETIVETAPETVEEVSNDAPATEEKPEEKAEE from the coding sequence ATGTCTGAAAAAAGGATCTACGAAACCATGTTTATCGTCTCGCCACAGCTTGACGAAGAACAGAGAAATGACCTTGCAGAAAAGGTGAAGAACTACATTGAAGAGAGAGTCGGGGGCGAGATCGAGAAGTTCGACCGCTGGGGAATGCGGAAGCTCGCATATCGTGTGAGAAAAGGATTTACGGAAGGCGATTACACCCTTATCCTTTTCCGCGCTGACCCTGAAAAGGTTAACGTACTCGAAAGGCTTTTCAACATCACCCCTGATATTTTCAGGTGGCAGACCTTCCGGAGAGAAGACCTTGAAAAGGAAGAGAAAAAGAAAGAAAAACCGGAAGTCGAGAAGGCTCCTGAGGAAGTAGTTGAGACAATTGTTGAAACTGCTCCAGAAACTGTCGAAGAAGTGTCCAATGACGCGCCTGCAACAGAAGAAAAGCCTGAAGAAAAGGCGGAGGAATAA
- the ssb gene encoding single-stranded DNA-binding protein, giving the protein MSISYNKVVLVGRLTRDPEIKFSTSGTQISLFTLAVDRPMRSGMDDSGNTDFIKIVSFGKLAEFAGNYLTKGRLVLVEGSLRIRKWKTADGDPRSTVEIVANAIRFLETRSQVESTPEVIDEPEEKTDLSDDITFFGSEPADTNDDDIPF; this is encoded by the coding sequence ATGTCTATCAGCTACAACAAAGTGGTTCTTGTTGGACGCTTAACCAGAGATCCCGAAATAAAATTCAGTACCAGTGGAACCCAGATTTCCCTTTTCACCCTTGCCGTTGATAGACCAATGAGAAGCGGCATGGATGATAGCGGGAATACTGATTTCATAAAGATTGTTAGTTTCGGGAAACTCGCCGAATTCGCTGGAAACTATTTGACCAAGGGAAGGCTGGTTCTGGTAGAAGGGTCGCTCAGGATCAGAAAATGGAAAACAGCTGATGGAGATCCGCGCAGCACTGTTGAAATAGTTGCGAATGCGATACGATTTCTTGAAACCAGATCACAGGTTGAAAGCACACCAGAAGTCATAGACGAACCCGAAGAAAAAACTGACCTAAGCGACGACATAACTTTCTTTGGAAGCGAACCCGCTGACACTAACGACGACGATATCCCATTTTAA
- the rpsR gene encoding 30S ribosomal protein S18, with protein sequence MRERRKRRTKKKCRLCGMKINYVDYKNTSLLRDFMTDKGKIIPKRITGNCAKHQRMIKTAIKRARHMALLPFTKE encoded by the coding sequence ATGAGAGAAAGAAGAAAGAGAAGAACAAAAAAGAAATGCAGACTTTGTGGCATGAAGATCAACTATGTTGACTATAAAAACACTTCCCTTTTAAGAGACTTCATGACAGACAAGGGGAAAATCATTCCAAAAAGAATCACCGGAAACTGTGCCAAACATCAGAGGATGATAAAAACAGCAATAAAGCGCGCAAGACACATGGCACTGCTTCCATTTACCAAGGAATAA
- the rplI gene encoding 50S ribosomal protein L9, translating to MKVILLKDVPKLGKKGELKEVSNGYGRNYLIPRGLAVEATSSELAKLRAQREQKEKHEEMIRRKSEDLLKKLLQKHFRLKAKAGSSGKLFGAITSKDIAELISKELQIEFDRKHIILSDNIKKLGDYEIEIKLPGNVRGKIKVSIESSEVE from the coding sequence GTGAAAGTCATTCTTCTCAAAGATGTTCCAAAGCTCGGGAAAAAAGGCGAACTCAAAGAAGTTTCAAATGGTTACGGGAGAAATTACCTTATTCCAAGAGGATTAGCTGTTGAAGCTACATCCAGCGAACTTGCAAAGCTCCGTGCACAGCGCGAGCAAAAAGAGAAGCATGAAGAGATGATAAGAAGAAAAAGCGAGGATCTGTTAAAAAAGCTCCTTCAAAAGCACTTCAGGTTAAAGGCAAAAGCTGGTTCTTCTGGAAAGCTTTTCGGCGCTATAACCAGCAAAGATATCGCCGAACTGATCTCAAAAGAATTGCAAATCGAATTTGATAGAAAGCACATAATACTCTCTGATAACATAAAAAAGCTGGGCGATTACGAAATTGAAATCAAACTTCCCGGAAATGTGAGGGGAAAGATAAAAGTCTCAATAGAAAGTTCAGAGGTGGAATAA
- a CDS encoding MBL fold metallo-hydrolase: MEFKIYSKALYSTWILFHPERLLFDAGESISSILGNSVYAIRDVVLTHGHVDHIAGLWGLINTRNVAMGDRKKPLRIIFPRGNRAIQAYLDFIIGMNPRLRYEIILKPVDPEEEIFLRTAGNFKRWLVPFRVRHTPGEISYGYHIIEERKKLKAEFRSLNSDEIVALVKKHGREYITENFTKKILTVSGDSYALPPEVIEDSETLLHECTFLNGKDRKNQNHSTLEEIVENVCKSKGIKRLILYHISGRYSTRIKKLSKAFVEKLEDRELKIHFVYPEKLFVL; encoded by the coding sequence TTGGAGTTTAAGATATACTCCAAGGCGCTTTATTCAACCTGGATCCTCTTTCATCCTGAGCGCCTTTTATTTGATGCTGGCGAAAGCATTTCAAGCATTCTCGGAAACAGTGTATACGCAATAAGAGATGTAGTTCTCACCCATGGTCATGTGGATCATATAGCCGGTTTGTGGGGTTTGATAAACACAAGAAATGTAGCTATGGGCGATAGAAAGAAGCCTCTGAGGATAATCTTTCCTCGGGGTAATAGAGCCATTCAGGCATATCTTGACTTCATTATTGGCATGAATCCCAGACTGAGATATGAAATCATATTGAAACCGGTAGACCCGGAAGAAGAGATATTCTTACGGACCGCAGGGAATTTCAAGCGCTGGCTCGTTCCATTCAGGGTAAGGCACACCCCTGGGGAAATTAGCTACGGATATCATATAATTGAAGAGAGAAAGAAACTCAAAGCTGAATTCAGAAGTCTAAACTCTGATGAAATCGTAGCATTGGTAAAAAAGCATGGCCGGGAATATATCACCGAGAACTTTACTAAAAAAATCCTGACTGTGAGCGGTGATAGCTATGCGCTTCCTCCAGAAGTCATCGAAGACAGCGAAACCCTGTTGCACGAATGCACCTTTCTAAACGGGAAGGATCGAAAGAACCAAAATCATTCCACTCTGGAAGAAATAGTAGAGAACGTTTGTAAGTCAAAGGGTATTAAAAGACTGATACTTTATCATATCTCCGGCCGTTATTCGACAAGAATAAAGAAACTTTCCAAAGCGTTTGTTGAAAAACTCGAGGATAGGGAGTTGAAAATCCACTTCGTTTACCCCGAAAAACTCTTTGTCCTTTAG
- a CDS encoding NfeD family protein, whose protein sequence is MSYVGWMIFGVVLLVVEILTPTFFFLWFSIAAFLSGILAMFGLNLGWQVSVFAVSSTFLVIFTRPIAKKLMGESSRKVYVDELKKSVARVVQDIDADKGTGIVKISGESWRAVSVDPKKVIKKGEEVLVERIEGTTVYVKPIETKAEKEGEKA, encoded by the coding sequence ATGAGTTATGTTGGATGGATGATTTTTGGTGTCGTTCTTCTCGTAGTTGAAATATTAACTCCTACCTTCTTCTTTCTCTGGTTTTCTATTGCAGCTTTTCTTTCCGGTATTTTGGCTATGTTCGGGTTGAATCTCGGCTGGCAGGTATCGGTTTTTGCTGTCTCAAGTACATTCCTTGTCATTTTCACACGACCCATAGCGAAAAAGTTAATGGGAGAATCCTCAAGGAAGGTTTATGTGGATGAACTAAAGAAAAGCGTAGCAAGAGTGGTTCAGGATATAGATGCAGATAAAGGAACCGGTATTGTTAAAATATCTGGTGAAAGCTGGAGAGCGGTATCTGTTGACCCAAAGAAGGTAATAAAGAAAGGCGAGGAAGTTCTTGTCGAGCGCATCGAAGGAACAACTGTGTACGTAAAGCCGATAGAAACAAAGGCTGAAAAGGAGGGGGAAAAGGCATGA
- a CDS encoding SPFH domain-containing protein has protein sequence MIIWIVLAVVILIIAASGIKIIRPFEKGLVERLGKYNREAGPGLNFIIPFIERIIKVDHREMVIDVPPQEVITNDNVIVTVDAIIYYEVTDAFRVIYNVRNFEVAAIKLAQTNLRNVIGEMELDQTLTSRERINVKLREVLDEATDKWGVKVTRVELKKIDPPQDIMDAMSKQMKAERTKRAVILEAEGYKQSQITKAEGDKRSAILKAEGQAEAIKRVADANKYKLIAEAEGQANAIIKVFEAIHDGRPTNDLIAVRYLETLKEIANGTANKVFLPYEASGFLGSIAAVSELFKKDGSSTMKKPKEK, from the coding sequence ATGATAATATGGATTGTTCTTGCTGTTGTCATTCTTATCATAGCGGCTTCGGGAATTAAGATCATCAGACCATTCGAAAAAGGCTTGGTTGAAAGGCTCGGGAAATACAACCGTGAAGCAGGACCGGGCTTGAATTTCATTATACCCTTTATAGAAAGAATAATCAAGGTTGACCATCGTGAGATGGTAATCGATGTTCCGCCTCAGGAAGTGATCACAAACGACAACGTAATTGTTACGGTAGATGCGATTATATATTACGAAGTAACAGATGCCTTCAGGGTTATTTATAATGTCAGGAACTTTGAGGTAGCTGCCATTAAACTGGCGCAGACGAATTTGAGAAATGTGATTGGTGAAATGGAGTTAGACCAGACGCTTACCTCCCGTGAAAGGATAAATGTCAAACTTCGTGAAGTGTTAGATGAAGCCACCGACAAATGGGGTGTCAAAGTTACCAGAGTTGAGTTGAAGAAAATTGATCCACCTCAGGATATTATGGATGCCATGTCAAAACAGATGAAGGCCGAAAGAACAAAGAGGGCTGTTATTCTTGAAGCAGAAGGTTATAAGCAATCGCAAATCACCAAAGCTGAAGGTGATAAAAGATCTGCAATATTAAAGGCAGAAGGTCAGGCTGAAGCCATAAAGAGAGTTGCAGATGCGAACAAGTACAAGTTAATTGCAGAAGCTGAAGGGCAAGCAAATGCCATTATTAAGGTCTTTGAGGCAATTCATGACGGAAGACCCACCAATGACCTTATTGCGGTGAGATATCTGGAAACTTTGAAGGAAATCGCGAATGGGACAGCGAATAAAGTATTCCTTCCTTACGAAGCTTCTGGTTTTCTTGGCAGTATTGCAGCAGTCTCTGAACTCTTTAAGAAAGACGGCTCTTCAACAATGAAAAAACCCAAAGAGAAGTGA
- the pdo gene encoding protein disulfide oxidoreductase translates to MAERLLNDEIRKQVKEILSEMKGKVKILFFNSDSNCDYCSTVEGLIGELTEITDQIEFERHELDSEKASELGIKMAPALVLLTPDGKDKGVRFYGIPSGHEFGTLLQDILSFSKNAVAELSPESLEKLSKIDKPVDIKVFVTPTCPYCPKAVLTAHNIAMANEHVTASMVEANEFPELSMEYGVSSVPHIVINDKVSFIGAYPEPQYVEEVLKAL, encoded by the coding sequence ATGGCTGAAAGACTTCTTAACGATGAAATAAGAAAACAGGTAAAAGAAATACTATCGGAAATGAAAGGCAAGGTTAAAATTCTGTTCTTCAATTCTGACAGCAATTGCGATTATTGCTCGACGGTTGAAGGGTTAATAGGAGAACTGACTGAAATTACAGATCAAATTGAATTCGAAAGACATGAACTGGATTCTGAAAAAGCATCTGAGCTGGGCATCAAAATGGCTCCTGCGCTTGTGCTCCTTACGCCAGATGGAAAGGACAAGGGGGTCAGGTTCTACGGAATCCCTTCCGGCCATGAGTTCGGGACGCTGTTACAGGATATCCTGAGCTTTTCAAAAAACGCTGTGGCGGAGCTTTCCCCGGAATCACTGGAAAAGCTATCAAAAATTGACAAACCAGTTGATATCAAAGTTTTTGTGACACCTACATGCCCCTACTGTCCAAAGGCAGTTCTTACAGCACATAATATTGCCATGGCTAATGAACACGTAACCGCTTCCATGGTAGAAGCGAATGAATTCCCGGAATTATCCATGGAATACGGTGTGAGCTCTGTTCCTCACATAGTGATTAACGACAAGGTGAGCTTCATCGGAGCATATCCAGAACCACAATATGTTGAAGAAGTCCTAAAAGCTCTCTGA
- the trxB gene encoding thioredoxin-disulfide reductase, with amino-acid sequence MAFFDLGSAKQKSTLKEYYDVIIIGGGPGGITAGIYAVQAGLKPLIIERALEGGQVNNTEKVENWPGFPSIGGIELAEKFAEHAREFDVEFLSAEVVNLELADDKKTVILDNGKKVSSKVVVISTGSNPRKLGVPGEKEFIGKGISYCATCDGHFFKDQHIAVIGGGNSALDETLFLTKIARKITIVQNLPKLTADRLLQQRVEATGKVDYIFNSVVEKIEGTDKVEKLILKNTQTGELSELEVSGAFIFIGLTPNTAFLKNKLKLNEYGYIVTDENMETEVPGVYAVGDVREKEVRQIVTAAADGAIAISHAARKYFDEN; translated from the coding sequence GTGGCATTTTTTGACCTTGGAAGCGCCAAGCAAAAAAGTACGCTGAAGGAATATTACGATGTGATAATTATCGGAGGAGGACCCGGGGGTATCACCGCCGGGATTTACGCTGTTCAGGCAGGATTGAAGCCACTGATCATAGAAAGGGCTCTCGAAGGCGGTCAGGTCAACAACACCGAGAAAGTGGAAAATTGGCCGGGTTTTCCTTCAATAGGAGGCATTGAGCTTGCAGAAAAATTTGCTGAACACGCCAGGGAATTCGATGTTGAATTTCTCAGTGCAGAAGTCGTAAACCTTGAATTAGCTGATGACAAAAAAACGGTCATTCTGGATAATGGCAAGAAAGTTTCGTCAAAAGTTGTAGTTATCTCTACCGGGTCAAATCCAAGAAAACTTGGTGTTCCCGGTGAGAAAGAATTTATCGGAAAAGGCATTTCTTACTGCGCAACCTGCGATGGGCACTTTTTCAAAGATCAGCATATTGCGGTTATTGGTGGCGGTAACAGTGCCCTGGATGAGACACTTTTCCTGACAAAAATTGCTAGAAAAATTACAATTGTCCAAAATCTCCCGAAACTGACTGCTGACAGACTCCTTCAGCAGAGAGTGGAAGCAACAGGCAAGGTAGATTACATTTTCAACAGTGTTGTGGAAAAAATCGAAGGCACGGACAAAGTTGAAAAACTGATTTTGAAAAACACTCAAACTGGCGAGCTCTCAGAACTGGAAGTATCCGGAGCTTTCATCTTTATTGGTCTTACCCCGAATACGGCATTTTTAAAAAACAAGCTGAAACTCAATGAATACGGTTACATAGTTACAGACGAAAACATGGAGACGGAAGTCCCGGGCGTGTATGCTGTTGGCGACGTAAGAGAAAAGGAAGTGCGCCAGATCGTCACTGCCGCTGCCGATGGAGCAATTGCGATCTCACACGCAGCCAGGAAATATTTCGACGAAAATTAA
- a CDS encoding S66 peptidase family protein has product MKRVIPLIFVILALLSFSRLSAIKEYKVKTESSPSSKMEVAFVTSPARFPDQYLLKQGISTMESKGLEVIEGRSCSVFLSDQEKARELEEAFVNPDVDFIIASRGGHGSFRLLEYLNWDRIKQNPKPIVGYSDITALLLAIYFKTGMITYHGPMVTVEFDNDEQSLENMLKVLKGEKTIHFDGNREAIVPGVMTGRLIVGNLSLFKTLQGTEYFGSLKDAILVLEDVGESRESIERMVWGIANLKEYNELRGIIFAGFTRIENADFEEIVEILKDLFAKAPFPVWIGLPVFHGDLPKLTLPVGAWVKIDMKKGIIEILNDPLLNDNLF; this is encoded by the coding sequence ATGAAGAGAGTCATTCCACTGATATTTGTCATACTTGCCTTGCTGTCTTTTTCGAGGCTTTCAGCAATAAAGGAATATAAAGTAAAGACAGAGTCCAGCCCTTCTTCAAAGATGGAAGTCGCCTTTGTCACCTCACCAGCTAGGTTTCCGGACCAATATTTGTTAAAGCAAGGAATCTCGACGATGGAATCAAAGGGTCTTGAAGTAATAGAGGGTCGAAGCTGTTCCGTATTTCTCTCAGACCAGGAGAAAGCGAGAGAACTGGAAGAAGCCTTTGTGAATCCAGACGTAGATTTTATAATCGCTTCCAGAGGAGGTCATGGTTCTTTTCGACTCCTCGAATATCTAAACTGGGATAGAATAAAGCAAAATCCAAAGCCAATTGTCGGCTACAGCGACATAACCGCGTTGCTGCTCGCAATTTATTTCAAGACCGGAATGATCACCTATCATGGACCCATGGTCACCGTGGAGTTCGACAACGATGAGCAGTCTCTTGAAAATATGCTCAAGGTCTTAAAAGGCGAAAAAACAATTCACTTTGACGGAAACAGAGAGGCAATAGTCCCCGGTGTTATGACAGGGAGGCTGATCGTTGGAAACCTTTCACTGTTCAAGACACTTCAGGGGACTGAATACTTCGGGAGCTTAAAGGACGCCATTTTGGTGCTGGAAGATGTTGGAGAATCCAGAGAGTCGATTGAAAGAATGGTCTGGGGAATTGCCAATCTGAAGGAGTACAACGAACTCAGGGGAATAATATTCGCCGGCTTCACGCGTATTGAAAATGCGGATTTTGAAGAGATTGTTGAAATTCTAAAAGACCTTTTCGCAAAGGCACCTTTTCCCGTATGGATAGGGTTACCGGTATTTCATGGAGACCTTCCTAAATTGACGCTTCCCGTGGGAGCCTGGGTAAAAATAGATATGAAAAAGGGGATCATTGAAATTCTCAACGATCCCCTTCTGAATGATAATCTCTTTTAA
- a CDS encoding deoxynucleoside kinase encodes MDSKIIVFAGNVGAGKSTLAQAIGKQLGFEVFYESVADNPFLEDFYHDQRKWAYHLQTYFLVHRFSAIKEAEMEKKNAVFDRSIYEDAAIFARNLYETGKMRKKEFETYLQMFDSMMKYIRHPDLLVFVDADVDTILSRIRRRGRQMELEVPIAYWQQLDNLYKNWIKEYNFSPIYKINATKVDIVSNPHQIHELVEDIRNILAL; translated from the coding sequence ATGGATAGCAAAATAATCGTATTCGCAGGAAACGTTGGAGCAGGCAAATCTACGCTGGCACAGGCAATAGGAAAACAACTGGGATTTGAAGTATTCTATGAATCCGTCGCTGATAATCCTTTTCTCGAAGATTTCTACCACGACCAGCGCAAGTGGGCATATCATCTTCAAACGTATTTTTTAGTTCACCGCTTTTCTGCAATCAAAGAAGCGGAAATGGAGAAGAAGAACGCGGTTTTTGACCGCTCAATTTACGAAGATGCCGCCATATTCGCGCGCAATCTCTACGAAACCGGAAAAATGAGGAAAAAGGAGTTCGAGACATATCTTCAGATGTTCGACTCAATGATGAAATATATCAGACATCCTGATCTCCTTGTTTTTGTGGATGCCGATGTTGATACAATCCTGAGCCGTATCAGGAGACGGGGACGCCAGATGGAACTGGAAGTTCCCATAGCCTACTGGCAGCAGCTCGATAATCTTTATAAGAATTGGATTAAAGAATATAATTTTTCACCAATTTACAAGATCAATGCTACAAAGGTGGACATTGTTTCAAATCCACATCAGATACATGAACTTGTAGAAGATATTAGAAATATTCTAGCTTTATAG
- a CDS encoding ABC transporter substrate-binding protein produces the protein MKKLLVLTVILLTVLSFAKITVIVPWSGAELDKFLPVISAFEAKTGIEVEYKTYRAEDLANILPAQFAARKAPGDVIFMWTSFLAKNTANAVELSDVVMPSNYLPGALDNVTFDGKIYGFAYTAKVKPGFWYRKSFFEKHGLTPPKTWDEFVLLLRYLKQVPGLKAPIASGDGVGWPLSDVTEHFLITFGGPELQKDLIEGNISWQSYTVRKAMEKLAFLLEQGFFSEPVEWTTILKQWWNGEYGLYFMGSWITGMVDDPDDLGVFSLPGNQGMVFGIDYAFVPKFSKNIDEAKQFVAFLASAEGQSVQVAQGGHIATVLGVSEASYPTVDREVAKLLVGVQSLNDLDDSIGGLWQPAFWDQLKLLWVRPERLDDVLMALDEKMPKWFFITAIEGPFMGAFYMFKDIKGGDSHDS, from the coding sequence ATGAAAAAGCTGCTCGTTCTTACGGTGATTTTGCTAACAGTACTGTCTTTTGCTAAAATCACGGTAATCGTTCCATGGTCTGGCGCGGAACTGGACAAATTCCTGCCTGTCATTTCAGCTTTTGAGGCAAAAACAGGGATAGAGGTGGAGTACAAAACCTATCGCGCAGAAGACCTTGCAAACATTTTGCCAGCACAATTTGCAGCAAGGAAAGCGCCCGGAGATGTCATATTTATGTGGACATCCTTCCTCGCAAAGAACACAGCAAACGCCGTAGAGCTTTCAGATGTTGTAATGCCCTCCAATTATCTGCCAGGTGCCCTCGACAACGTTACCTTTGATGGCAAAATCTATGGCTTTGCCTACACTGCAAAAGTGAAGCCCGGATTCTGGTACCGAAAGTCTTTCTTTGAAAAGCACGGGCTTACGCCACCAAAAACCTGGGATGAATTTGTACTCTTGCTGAGATATCTGAAACAGGTTCCCGGATTGAAAGCGCCTATCGCAAGCGGTGACGGTGTTGGTTGGCCTCTCTCAGACGTTACCGAACATTTTCTTATAACTTTCGGTGGCCCTGAGCTTCAGAAAGACCTTATAGAAGGAAACATCAGCTGGCAGAGCTACACTGTAAGAAAGGCAATGGAAAAGCTTGCCTTCTTGCTGGAGCAGGGATTTTTCAGCGAACCTGTTGAATGGACCACCATCCTCAAACAGTGGTGGAATGGCGAATACGGTCTCTACTTCATGGGAAGCTGGATAACCGGTATGGTAGATGACCCCGATGATCTGGGTGTATTCAGCCTACCGGGAAATCAAGGTATGGTTTTCGGTATTGACTACGCCTTTGTTCCCAAATTCTCAAAGAACATTGACGAAGCAAAGCAATTTGTGGCATTCCTGGCAAGTGCCGAAGGTCAAAGTGTACAGGTTGCCCAGGGCGGTCATATAGCCACTGTTCTTGGGGTTTCCGAAGCATCTTACCCCACTGTTGACAGAGAAGTTGCGAAACTTCTTGTTGGTGTCCAGTCTCTTAATGACCTGGACGACTCCATTGGCGGACTCTGGCAACCCGCTTTCTGGGATCAGCTGAAACTTCTCTGGGTAAGGCCAGAGAGACTTGACGACGTACTCATGGCACTTGATGAAAAAATGCCTAAATGGTTTTTCATAACCGCAATAGAAGGCCCCTTTATGGGGGCCTTCTATATGTTTAAGGACATTAAAGGGGGAGATAGCCATGATTCTTAG